In a single window of the Gossypium hirsutum isolate 1008001.06 chromosome D02, Gossypium_hirsutum_v2.1, whole genome shotgun sequence genome:
- the LOC107910131 gene encoding probable leucine-rich repeat receptor-like protein kinase At1g35710 isoform X1 → MAPLFTLLILFFPVLNLSFCKTLKRDVKALNEIKASLGWRVVYAWVGDDPCGDGNLPPWSGITCTLMGDYRVVTELEVYAVSIVGPFPVPVTNLFDLTRLDMHNNKLTGPIPPQIGRLKRLKILNLRWNKLQDVLPSEIGELKSLTHLYLSFNNFKGEIPKELASLPELRYLHLHQNRFSGRIPAELGTLEKLQHLDVGNNHLVGTIKQLISMYGCFPSLRNLYLNNNYLTGGFPAKIAGLTNLEILYLSYNKLSGVIPHEIIHLPRLTSLHLDHNQFAGRIPEALYRHPFLKEMYIAGNSFQKGAKSIGVPKILELADSEFLV, encoded by the exons ATGGCGCCCTTATTCACTCTTCTCATCCTTTTCTTTCCAGTTCTCAACCTTTCCTTCTGCAAAACTCTCAAACGCGAtg TTAAAGCACTGAACGAAATAAAGGCGTCGTTAGGTTGGAGAGTGGTGTACGCTTGGGTCGGTGACGATCCTTGCGGCGATGGAAATCTGCCGCCGTGGTCCGGTATCACCTGCACCCTCATGGGTGACTACAGAGTTGTCACCGAAtt AGAAGTTTATGCAGTGTCAATCGTGGGGCCGTTTCCCGTTCCGGTGACAAATTTGTTCGATCTTACAAGACT TGATATGCATAATAACAAGCTGACCGGACCCATTCCGCCTCAAATCGGGCGGCTTAAACGTCTTAAAATACT TAATTTGAGATGGAATAAACTACAAGATGTTCTTCCTTCTGAAATTGGTGAACTTAAGAGTCTAACACATCT GTATCTGAGCTTCAATAACTTTAAAGGGGAAATCCCGAAGGAGCTAGCGAGTCTACCGGAGCTTCGTTACTTACATCTGCATCAAAACCGATTTTCAGGCCGGATTCCAGCAGAGTTAGGTACTTTGGAGAAACTTCAGCACTT GGATGTTGGGAACAATCATTTGGTGGGTACTATAAAACAGCTCATAAGCATGTATGGTTGTTTCCCATCGCTTCGAAACCT TTACCTAAATAATAACTACTTAACTGGAGGATTTCCGGCAAAGATAGCAGGCTTGACCAACTTGGAAATCTT GTACCTATCCTACAACAAACTTTCTGGAGTAATACCACATGAAATCATTCATCTCCCCCGGTTGACATCCTT GCATTTAGATCACAACCAATTTGCAGGAAGAATTCCTGAAGCACTCTATAGACATCCCTTCTTGAAAGAAAT GTACATTGCAGGAAATTCATTCCAGAAAGGAGCAAAATCCATCGGTGTCCCTAAGATCCTGGAACTTGCTGACTCAGAGTTCCTAGTTTAG
- the LOC107910130 gene encoding pentatricopeptide repeat-containing protein At1g31430 isoform X2 produces MPGTSSHTFRTPPFVSATPSSKLSFSKACAKLQFFHFGELVYGHCLKLGFVFDIFVGNALISMFCGFDNVKVARYIFDDIPGLDVVSWTVMISGYGQMGDIDTARLLFDEAPVKDRGIWGAMISGYVKNNCFKEGLYMFRLMQMSDTEPDEAIFVSILSACAHLGALDTGIWIHKYMDQQKFPLTLRLRTCLVDMYAKCGNLGIAKKLFDEMQQRDVVSWNVMISGMAMHGDGGSAIQLFRQMEKDGVRPDDITFIALFSACSYSGLAFEGLRILDRMCNVYKIEPKSEHFGCIIDLLIRGGLFEEANQIIQRMPDSSNPSDEAIAWRALLRSYCSRGQTKLAEVAAEKLMRLEDHSGVYVLLSNLYASSGKHYDAKRIKQMMKSRGVNKAPGCSSIKINGEAHEFIAGEKSHLQMDEIHLILEKLDEQLHHAGLSPYS; encoded by the exons ATGCCTGGAACCTCTTCACACACATTCAGGACCCCACCATTTGTATCTGCAACACCCTCATCAAAGCTTTCTTTCTCAAAG GCTTGTGCAAAGTTGCAGTTTTTTCACTTTGGGGAATTGGTTTATGGTCATTGTCTGAAACTGGGTTTTGTGTTTGATATTTTTGTGGGTAACGCTTTGATTTCTATGTTCTGTGGGTTTGACAATGTGAAAGTAGCAAGGTACATCTTTGACGATATTCCTGGGCTTGATGTTGTTTCATGGACAGTTATGATTTCTGGGTATGGGCAAATGGGTGATATCGACACTGCAAGATTGCTGTTTGATGAGGCTCCAGTGAAAGATAGAGGAATTTGGGGGGCCATGATTTCTGGATATGTAAAAAATAATTGCTTTAAAGAGGGCCTTTACATGTTCAGGCTAATGCAAATGAGTGATACAGAGCCTGATGAGGCTATATTTGTGAGTATTCTTAGTGCCTGTGCTCATTTAGGTGCTTTAGATACCGGAATTTGGATTCATAAATATATGGATCAACAGAAGTTTCCATTGACTCTTCGTTTGAGGACTTGTCTTGTGGATATGTATGCAAAATGTGGGAATTTGGGAATTGCTAAAAAGCTGTTTGATGAAATGCAGCAAAGAGATGTTGTTAGCTGGAATGTAATGATTTCTGGAATGGCAATGCATggggatggaggaagtgcaattCAACTGTTTAGGCAAATGGAGAAAGATGGTGTCAGGCCTGATGACATTACTTTTATAGCTCTTTTTAGTGCTTGTAGTTATTCTGGTCTAGCATTTGAAGGTCTAAGAATACTGGATAGAATGTGTAACGTGTATAAGATTGAACCTAAAAGTGAACATTTTGGGTGCATAATTGATCTACTTATCCGAGGTGGGCTCTTTGAAGAAgctaatcaaataattcaaagaaTGCCAGATTCAAGCAATCCCTCTGATGAAGCCATTGCCTGGAGAGCATTGCTGAGATCATATTGTAGTAGAGGACAAACCAAACTGGCTGAAGTTGCCGCTGAGAAGCTCATGCGACTAGAAGATCATAGTGGGGTATATGTTTTGCTCTCAAATCTGTATGCATCCTCGGGGAAACATTATGATGCCAAAAGAATAAAACAGATGATGAAAAGCCGAGGAGTGAATAAGGCTCCAGGATGCAGCTCTATCAAGATCAATGGGGAAGCTCACGAGTTTATTGCGGGGGAGAAAAGCCACCTACAAATGGATGAAATACACTTAATTTTGGAGAAGTTAGACGAGCAATTGCATCATGCAGGTTTGAGCCCTTATTCATAG
- the LOC107910130 gene encoding pentatricopeptide repeat-containing protein At5g66520 isoform X1, which yields MSSSSKRCLTLLEKCKNMKQLKQAHAQAFTSGLRTNSFALSRLLAFCANPNHGSLTYAWNLFTHIQDPTICICNTLIKAFFLKGETFKTLQFYSNMLSKGMSPDNYTLPFVLKACAKLQFFHFGELVYGHCLKLGFVFDIFVGNALISMFCGFDNVKVARYIFDDIPGLDVVSWTVMISGYGQMGDIDTARLLFDEAPVKDRGIWGAMISGYVKNNCFKEGLYMFRLMQMSDTEPDEAIFVSILSACAHLGALDTGIWIHKYMDQQKFPLTLRLRTCLVDMYAKCGNLGIAKKLFDEMQQRDVVSWNVMISGMAMHGDGGSAIQLFRQMEKDGVRPDDITFIALFSACSYSGLAFEGLRILDRMCNVYKIEPKSEHFGCIIDLLIRGGLFEEANQIIQRMPDSSNPSDEAIAWRALLRSYCSRGQTKLAEVAAEKLMRLEDHSGVYVLLSNLYASSGKHYDAKRIKQMMKSRGVNKAPGCSSIKINGEAHEFIAGEKSHLQMDEIHLILEKLDEQLHHAGLSPYS from the coding sequence ATGTCAAGCAGTAGCAAGAGATGCCTAACACTTTTGGAGAAATGCAAGAACATGAAACAACTAAAGCAAGCTCATGCTCAAGCATTCACGTCTGGACTTCGCACCAACAGCTTTGCTTTAAGCAGGCTCTTAGCTTTCTGTGCAAACCCCAATCACGGAAGTCTTACCTATGCCTGGAACCTCTTCACACACATTCAGGACCCCACCATTTGTATCTGCAACACCCTCATCAAAGCTTTCTTTCTCAAAGGTGAAACCTTTAAAACCCTTCAATTTTACAGCAACATGTTGAGCAAAGGCATGTCCCCTGATAATTATACTTTACCTTTTGTGTTGAAGGCTTGTGCAAAGTTGCAGTTTTTTCACTTTGGGGAATTGGTTTATGGTCATTGTCTGAAACTGGGTTTTGTGTTTGATATTTTTGTGGGTAACGCTTTGATTTCTATGTTCTGTGGGTTTGACAATGTGAAAGTAGCAAGGTACATCTTTGACGATATTCCTGGGCTTGATGTTGTTTCATGGACAGTTATGATTTCTGGGTATGGGCAAATGGGTGATATCGACACTGCAAGATTGCTGTTTGATGAGGCTCCAGTGAAAGATAGAGGAATTTGGGGGGCCATGATTTCTGGATATGTAAAAAATAATTGCTTTAAAGAGGGCCTTTACATGTTCAGGCTAATGCAAATGAGTGATACAGAGCCTGATGAGGCTATATTTGTGAGTATTCTTAGTGCCTGTGCTCATTTAGGTGCTTTAGATACCGGAATTTGGATTCATAAATATATGGATCAACAGAAGTTTCCATTGACTCTTCGTTTGAGGACTTGTCTTGTGGATATGTATGCAAAATGTGGGAATTTGGGAATTGCTAAAAAGCTGTTTGATGAAATGCAGCAAAGAGATGTTGTTAGCTGGAATGTAATGATTTCTGGAATGGCAATGCATggggatggaggaagtgcaattCAACTGTTTAGGCAAATGGAGAAAGATGGTGTCAGGCCTGATGACATTACTTTTATAGCTCTTTTTAGTGCTTGTAGTTATTCTGGTCTAGCATTTGAAGGTCTAAGAATACTGGATAGAATGTGTAACGTGTATAAGATTGAACCTAAAAGTGAACATTTTGGGTGCATAATTGATCTACTTATCCGAGGTGGGCTCTTTGAAGAAgctaatcaaataattcaaagaaTGCCAGATTCAAGCAATCCCTCTGATGAAGCCATTGCCTGGAGAGCATTGCTGAGATCATATTGTAGTAGAGGACAAACCAAACTGGCTGAAGTTGCCGCTGAGAAGCTCATGCGACTAGAAGATCATAGTGGGGTATATGTTTTGCTCTCAAATCTGTATGCATCCTCGGGGAAACATTATGATGCCAAAAGAATAAAACAGATGATGAAAAGCCGAGGAGTGAATAAGGCTCCAGGATGCAGCTCTATCAAGATCAATGGGGAAGCTCACGAGTTTATTGCGGGGGAGAAAAGCCACCTACAAATGGATGAAATACACTTAATTTTGGAGAAGTTAGACGAGCAATTGCATCATGCAGGTTTGAGCCCTTATTCATAG
- the LOC107910130 gene encoding putative pentatricopeptide repeat-containing protein At3g15930 isoform X3, which translates to MSSSSKRCLTLLEKCKNMKQLKQAHAQAFTSGLRTNSFALSRLLAFCANPNHGSLTYAWNLFTHIQDPTICICNTLIKAFFLKVMISGYGQMGDIDTARLLFDEAPVKDRGIWGAMISGYVKNNCFKEGLYMFRLMQMSDTEPDEAIFVSILSACAHLGALDTGIWIHKYMDQQKFPLTLRLRTCLVDMYAKCGNLGIAKKLFDEMQQRDVVSWNVMISGMAMHGDGGSAIQLFRQMEKDGVRPDDITFIALFSACSYSGLAFEGLRILDRMCNVYKIEPKSEHFGCIIDLLIRGGLFEEANQIIQRMPDSSNPSDEAIAWRALLRSYCSRGQTKLAEVAAEKLMRLEDHSGVYVLLSNLYASSGKHYDAKRIKQMMKSRGVNKAPGCSSIKINGEAHEFIAGEKSHLQMDEIHLILEKLDEQLHHAGLSPYS; encoded by the exons ATGTCAAGCAGTAGCAAGAGATGCCTAACACTTTTGGAGAAATGCAAGAACATGAAACAACTAAAGCAAGCTCATGCTCAAGCATTCACGTCTGGACTTCGCACCAACAGCTTTGCTTTAAGCAGGCTCTTAGCTTTCTGTGCAAACCCCAATCACGGAAGTCTTACCTATGCCTGGAACCTCTTCACACACATTCAGGACCCCACCATTTGTATCTGCAACACCCTCATCAAAGCTTTCTTTCTCAAAG TTATGATTTCTGGGTATGGGCAAATGGGTGATATCGACACTGCAAGATTGCTGTTTGATGAGGCTCCAGTGAAAGATAGAGGAATTTGGGGGGCCATGATTTCTGGATATGTAAAAAATAATTGCTTTAAAGAGGGCCTTTACATGTTCAGGCTAATGCAAATGAGTGATACAGAGCCTGATGAGGCTATATTTGTGAGTATTCTTAGTGCCTGTGCTCATTTAGGTGCTTTAGATACCGGAATTTGGATTCATAAATATATGGATCAACAGAAGTTTCCATTGACTCTTCGTTTGAGGACTTGTCTTGTGGATATGTATGCAAAATGTGGGAATTTGGGAATTGCTAAAAAGCTGTTTGATGAAATGCAGCAAAGAGATGTTGTTAGCTGGAATGTAATGATTTCTGGAATGGCAATGCATggggatggaggaagtgcaattCAACTGTTTAGGCAAATGGAGAAAGATGGTGTCAGGCCTGATGACATTACTTTTATAGCTCTTTTTAGTGCTTGTAGTTATTCTGGTCTAGCATTTGAAGGTCTAAGAATACTGGATAGAATGTGTAACGTGTATAAGATTGAACCTAAAAGTGAACATTTTGGGTGCATAATTGATCTACTTATCCGAGGTGGGCTCTTTGAAGAAgctaatcaaataattcaaagaaTGCCAGATTCAAGCAATCCCTCTGATGAAGCCATTGCCTGGAGAGCATTGCTGAGATCATATTGTAGTAGAGGACAAACCAAACTGGCTGAAGTTGCCGCTGAGAAGCTCATGCGACTAGAAGATCATAGTGGGGTATATGTTTTGCTCTCAAATCTGTATGCATCCTCGGGGAAACATTATGATGCCAAAAGAATAAAACAGATGATGAAAAGCCGAGGAGTGAATAAGGCTCCAGGATGCAGCTCTATCAAGATCAATGGGGAAGCTCACGAGTTTATTGCGGGGGAGAAAAGCCACCTACAAATGGATGAAATACACTTAATTTTGGAGAAGTTAGACGAGCAATTGCATCATGCAGGTTTGAGCCCTTATTCATAG
- the LOC107910131 gene encoding probable leucine-rich repeat receptor-like protein kinase At1g35710 isoform X2, producing the protein MAPLFTLLILFFPVLNLSFCKTLKRDVKALNEIKASLGWRVVYAWVGDDPCGDGNLPPWSGITCTLMGDYRVVTELEVYAVSIVGPFPVPVTNLFDLTRLDMHNNKLTGPIPPQIGRLKRLKILYLSFNNFKGEIPKELASLPELRYLHLHQNRFSGRIPAELGTLEKLQHLDVGNNHLVGTIKQLISMYGCFPSLRNLYLNNNYLTGGFPAKIAGLTNLEILYLSYNKLSGVIPHEIIHLPRLTSLHLDHNQFAGRIPEALYRHPFLKEMYIAGNSFQKGAKSIGVPKILELADSEFLV; encoded by the exons ATGGCGCCCTTATTCACTCTTCTCATCCTTTTCTTTCCAGTTCTCAACCTTTCCTTCTGCAAAACTCTCAAACGCGAtg TTAAAGCACTGAACGAAATAAAGGCGTCGTTAGGTTGGAGAGTGGTGTACGCTTGGGTCGGTGACGATCCTTGCGGCGATGGAAATCTGCCGCCGTGGTCCGGTATCACCTGCACCCTCATGGGTGACTACAGAGTTGTCACCGAAtt AGAAGTTTATGCAGTGTCAATCGTGGGGCCGTTTCCCGTTCCGGTGACAAATTTGTTCGATCTTACAAGACT TGATATGCATAATAACAAGCTGACCGGACCCATTCCGCCTCAAATCGGGCGGCTTAAACGTCTTAAAATACT GTATCTGAGCTTCAATAACTTTAAAGGGGAAATCCCGAAGGAGCTAGCGAGTCTACCGGAGCTTCGTTACTTACATCTGCATCAAAACCGATTTTCAGGCCGGATTCCAGCAGAGTTAGGTACTTTGGAGAAACTTCAGCACTT GGATGTTGGGAACAATCATTTGGTGGGTACTATAAAACAGCTCATAAGCATGTATGGTTGTTTCCCATCGCTTCGAAACCT TTACCTAAATAATAACTACTTAACTGGAGGATTTCCGGCAAAGATAGCAGGCTTGACCAACTTGGAAATCTT GTACCTATCCTACAACAAACTTTCTGGAGTAATACCACATGAAATCATTCATCTCCCCCGGTTGACATCCTT GCATTTAGATCACAACCAATTTGCAGGAAGAATTCCTGAAGCACTCTATAGACATCCCTTCTTGAAAGAAAT GTACATTGCAGGAAATTCATTCCAGAAAGGAGCAAAATCCATCGGTGTCCCTAAGATCCTGGAACTTGCTGACTCAGAGTTCCTAGTTTAG